The following proteins are co-located in the Schistocerca nitens isolate TAMUIC-IGC-003100 chromosome 2, iqSchNite1.1, whole genome shotgun sequence genome:
- the LOC126237542 gene encoding proteoglycan 4-like, producing the protein MSWARPEFRGSLSRAMGVADRRSAEPARSTAPSGPPSTTTGEVGVADRRPEERAPPAAPSDPPSTTTRPSNPDLESGEDDDVIVNLADFLPTKNGKRTAASAPHLPDGGLRKRSYTTAATGAKKTPKKRRQLAVSTNGGRRRALPDDSGAGSTWTTVTSKRAARPRTTPSPPPTSTANRFGALAVENTTEQPTPERSAPTAAAKAGCSNDDDDEEAVPTTGRSHRRPPPIVFEVDDCRLHLASCSREPGAATGRQHRRLHQGDERGVKPGPPLVHTRRRPRATTEDCL; encoded by the coding sequence atgtcgtgggcacgcccggagttccgaggatcgttgagcagagctatgggtgtggcggatcgccgttcggccgagcccgctcggtcgacggccccatccggccccccaagtacgacgactggagaagttggcgtggcagaccgccgtccggaggagcgtgctcccccggcggccccgtctgacccgccgtCTACGACGACTCGGCCTTCGAACCCGGACCTCGAGTCAGGAGAAGACGACGATGTTATCGTCAACTTGGCAGATTTCCTGCCCACGAAGAACGGGAAAAGGACGGCAGCCAGCGCACCGCATCTCCCAGACGGCGGGCTACGCAAGCGGTCCTACACCACCGCAGCTACCGGCGCCAAAAAGACGCCAAAGAAGAGGAGGCAGCTCGCTGTCTCTACAAACGGGGGCAGACGGCGCGCCCTACCAGACGACAGCGGTGCTGGATCGACATGGACGACCGTCACGTCGAAACGTGCGGCCAGACCACGGACGACGCCCTCACCGCCGCCCACATCGACCGCAAACCGCTTCGGGGCACTTGCGGTCGAAAATACTACTGAACAGCCTACTCCAGAGCGGTCGGCGCCCACGGCCGCCGCCAAAGCAGGCtgttcaaatgatgatgatgacgaagaagccgtccccaccaccggacggtcacaccggaggccgccgcccatagtcttcgaggtggacgactgccgacttcaccttGCGAGCTGCAGCAGGGAACCTGGTGCGGCTACAGGTCGCCAACACAGAAGATTACATCAAGGTGACGAGCGAGGCGTCAAACCAGGGCCTCCACTGGTTcacacacgccgccgtccccgagcgaCTACTGAAGATTGTCTTTAA
- the LOC126237543 gene encoding uncharacterized protein LOC126237543, whose translation MSRIHTAPAGGPTEPRLRWFWTSSTLCRGPPHHASGGSGLAAPSAAARLTMPPVVLDHQHPLPRPASPRLRWFWTSSTLCRGPPHLTSRPFAMTPHCSCLAQFLMAVQRFAGRRSLPVTVYSDNATTFHAANSELAELFKTMQHTDVQLYCAHHGITWKFIPPRAAWWGGWWERTIGSVKRCLRKVLGRSQVDEESLNTTLISIEAAINSRPITQGESDTALTPAHFLNGGKLVTIPCGPEPATRKDLAKEFRLRQKVNDDIWRRWKTEYLLLLRQYHEVKGYPSQRKPRIGEVVLLQEDSKPRHLWKRAVVEEVRHGRDSKIRCIILRQPDGMKIYRPVQLVIPLEMDQGGEDVGE comes from the exons ATGTCACGTATCCATACTGCCCCAGCTGGTGGACCCACCGAGCCACGCCTCCGGTGGTTCTGGACTAGCAGCACCCTCTGCCGCGGCCCGCCTCACCACGCCTCCGGTGGTTCTGGACTAGCAGCACCCTCTGCCGCGGCCCGCCTCACCATGCCTCCGGTGGTTCTGGACCACCAGCACCCTCTGCCGCGGCCCGCCTCACCACGCCTCCGGTGGTTCTGGACTAGCAGCACCCTCTGCCGCGGCCCGCCTCACCTGACTTCGAGGCCCTTCGCCATGACACCACACTGCTCGTGCCTAGCACA atttttgatggccgtgcaacgctttgcaggacgtaggagcctaccagtcactgtctactcagacaatgctacaacattccatgcagccaactcagagctggcagagcttttcaaaaccatgcagcatactgacgtacagctctactgtgcccaccatggaatcacttggaaattcataccaccacgtgcggcttggtggggaggctggtgggaacgcacgataggctcagtcaagcgctgcctgaggaaagttcttggtcgctcccaggtggatgaagagagcttaaacaccaccttgatcagcatagaagccgcaataaactcacgacccatcactcaaggagagagtgacactgcactgacgccagcccactttctaaatggtgggaaattagtaacaattccatgtgggccagagccagcaactagaaaggaccttgccaaggagttccgactcagacaaaaggtcaatgacgacatctggcgcaggtggaagacagaatacctcctgctgctaagacaatatcatgaggtgaagggatacccttcacagaggaaaccgagaattggagaggttgttctgctccaagaagacagcaaaccacggcacttgtggaagagggctgtggtagaagaagtgcggcatggcagagacagtaaaatacggtgcatcatccttcgccagccagatggtatgaagatctatcgaccggtccagctggtcatccccctcgagatggaccagggtggggaggatgtcggggaatga